Proteins co-encoded in one Nicotiana sylvestris chromosome 7, ASM39365v2, whole genome shotgun sequence genomic window:
- the LOC138873953 gene encoding uncharacterized protein yields MLRKYAETSWTEDCQKAFDKIKQYLSTPPVMVLPKPGRPLLLYLSVLNGAFGCVIGQHDETGRKEQAIYYLSKKFTPYEARMDPLKYIFQKPIPIGKLAKWQILLSEFDIAYVTQKAVKGQALADHLAKNSVGGAYEPLKTYFPDEEVSFVGKDITKAYDGWRMFFDGAANFR; encoded by the exons atgctgaggaaatatgccgagacaagctggaccgaggattgtcagaaagcttttgacaagatcaagcaGTACCTGTCTACACCACCAGTTATGGTCCTACCGAAACCAGGACGGCCTTtgttactctatctatctgtgttGAATGGGGCCTTCGGATGTGTCAttggacaacatgatgagacaggaagaaaagagcaagccatatattacttgagtaagaagttcacaccttacgaagcacg gatggaccctctaaagtacatattccagaaacccataCCGATtggaaagttggccaaatggcagatactattaagtgagttcgatatcgcctacgtaactcaaaaggcggtcaaagggcaagcattggcagatcaccttgctaaaaattCGGTGGGAGGAGcgtacgaacctttgaagacgtattttcctgatgaagaagtatcatttgtaggaaaAGACATTACCAAAGCATATGACGgctggaggatgttctttgatggagctgcaaatttcagatga